A portion of the Luxibacter massiliensis genome contains these proteins:
- a CDS encoding DUF3810 domain-containing protein has translation MKRDKRQKKDNIIEKRMVISCVFLVGTVVLTVLSNECDGMAEWYSVHVYAVIASVIGRISGLFPFSLAELCLYVFLILLAGTLIHTLGEAFLRKKGKMAVLRWGSGVFLAASVLILLYVTNCGINYHRVSFSEKAGLVLKEYTVEELKQACIWLTEEVNRRAGTVRRDISGVMQLAKPEEEGAVSAMEQLGKTYSCLAGYYPTPKGLLVSEILSYQSLTGIYSPFTVEANYNKDMASYNIPFTACHELSHLRGFMQEEEANFIAFLACKDSPREDFQYSGYLMGWIYCMNTLRQSDYQEWEDVRQGLNTLVETDLKENNQFWASYEGAVAEVSTKVNDTYLKANGQNNGVQSYDKMVDLIVAYYGEM, from the coding sequence ATGAAAAGAGACAAAAGACAGAAAAAGGATAATATAATAGAAAAGAGAATGGTTATAAGCTGTGTATTTCTGGTGGGAACAGTGGTTTTGACAGTACTATCAAATGAATGTGACGGCATGGCGGAATGGTATTCAGTCCATGTTTACGCTGTGATTGCCTCTGTGATTGGGCGTATTTCCGGATTATTCCCGTTTTCGCTGGCTGAGTTGTGTTTGTATGTATTCTTAATATTGCTTGCAGGGACTTTAATACATACACTTGGAGAGGCTTTTCTGAGGAAGAAAGGCAAAATGGCAGTACTGCGCTGGGGATCAGGAGTATTTCTGGCAGCATCCGTTTTAATACTGCTTTATGTTACTAATTGTGGTATTAATTATCACAGGGTATCCTTTTCAGAGAAAGCGGGACTGGTACTTAAAGAATATACTGTGGAAGAACTGAAGCAGGCATGCATCTGGCTGACAGAAGAGGTCAATAGAAGAGCAGGAACCGTCAGGCGTGATATTTCGGGAGTGATGCAGCTGGCAAAGCCGGAGGAGGAGGGCGCTGTCAGTGCAATGGAACAGCTTGGGAAGACGTATTCATGTTTGGCAGGCTATTATCCAACACCCAAGGGACTCCTTGTATCAGAGATTCTTTCTTACCAGAGCCTGACAGGAATATACTCACCTTTTACAGTAGAAGCCAATTATAACAAAGATATGGCCTCCTATAATATACCGTTCACTGCCTGCCATGAATTATCCCATTTAAGGGGATTTATGCAGGAGGAAGAGGCGAACTTTATTGCATTTCTGGCTTGTAAGGATTCACCGCGTGAGGATTTCCAGTACAGCGGATATTTGATGGGATGGATATACTGTATGAATACACTCAGGCAGAGCGATTACCAGGAATGGGAGGATGTTAGGCAGGGCCTTAACACGCTTGTAGAAACAGATTTAAAGGAGAATAATCAGTTTTGGGCCTCCTATGAAGGGGCGGTAGCAGAAGTTTCCACAAAAGTCAATGATACATACCTGAAAGCAAACGGACAGAATAACGGCGTACAGAGCTATGATAAAATGGTTGATCTGATAGTGGCTTATTATGGGGAGATGTAG
- a CDS encoding P-II family nitrogen regulator, with translation MSRLYMMVTITNRNMKNRFREFYGEHEHEVFFGTLARGTANSEVLDYFGLEASEKVVFFSVVTEERWKKLKRGMIIRMQIDIPGTGIAFIVPLSSIGGKKVLQFLIQGRDFEKEEETTLKETEYELLVAIANQGCIDTVMDAARSAKAGGGTVIHAKGTGMESAKKFLGVSLAEEKEIIFIVARANEKNQIMKAIMEQTGLDSKEKAIVFSLPVTSAVGLRMREEDIED, from the coding sequence ATGAGCAGATTATACATGATGGTTACGATCACAAACCGAAATATGAAGAACCGGTTCCGGGAATTCTATGGGGAACACGAGCATGAAGTTTTTTTCGGGACACTGGCCAGGGGAACTGCAAACAGTGAGGTATTGGACTATTTTGGGTTGGAGGCATCAGAAAAGGTTGTGTTTTTTTCAGTGGTGACAGAGGAGCGCTGGAAAAAATTGAAGCGTGGTATGATCATACGTATGCAGATTGATATCCCGGGGACAGGCATTGCATTTATTGTCCCGCTCAGCAGTATTGGAGGGAAGAAAGTACTGCAGTTTTTGATACAGGGCCGCGACTTTGAGAAGGAGGAGGAGACAACGTTGAAAGAGACAGAATATGAATTGCTGGTGGCCATTGCAAACCAGGGGTGTATTGATACAGTGATGGATGCGGCAAGGAGCGCAAAGGCTGGTGGCGGTACGGTGATTCACGCCAAAGGGACTGGGATGGAGAGCGCCAAAAAGTTCCTGGGTGTTTCTCTTGCTGAGGAAAAGGAAATTATCTTTATTGTGGCCAGGGCCAATGAGAAGAACCAGATTATGAAGGCAATTATGGAGCAGACAGGACTTGACAGTAAAGAGAAGGCCATCGTATTTTCCCTGCCGGTTACAAGCGCCGTGGGCCTCAGGATGCGGGAGGAGGATATTGAGGATTAA
- a CDS encoding DUF1538 domain-containing protein yields MRLYQTRLLEKLRESLGAVLPIIGIVLLLCFTIAPIPPGILMAFIIGAVLLIVGMMFFTLGAEIAMTPMGERIGTRMTQTKKLIVVIFLCFILGFIITVSEPDLQVLAEQVPSIPNYTLIVAVAAGVGIFLVTAVVRMLFGIPLSHMLLVLYPLVFILAFFVPDDFVSVAFDSGGVTTGPMTVPFIMALGIGFSAVRSDKHAENDSFGLVALCSVGPILAVLILGMIYKPSGSVYTQTVIPDADNSVELWGLFASGIPHYMKEMLVSLLPIVLFFALFQVISLHIKRKTILKIAVGIVYTYIGLFLFLTGVNIGFMPAGNYMGQIIAGLPYRWIIIPIGMVIGYFIVKAEPAVYVLMEQVEELTSGAISGRAMGYSLSIGVAVSLGLAMIRVLTGISIFWFLIPGYAIAIILSFFVPKIFTAIAFDSGGVASGPMTATFLLPFAKGACEAVGGNIVTDAFGVVAMVAMTPLITIQILGAVYHYNEQKVAKEEAARETVPVQPLEAYGDYDIIDL; encoded by the coding sequence TTGAGATTATATCAGACAAGACTATTAGAAAAATTAAGAGAGTCATTAGGAGCCGTCCTACCAATTATTGGAATTGTATTATTGTTGTGTTTTACAATTGCGCCTATCCCGCCCGGTATCCTGATGGCTTTTATTATTGGCGCTGTCCTATTGATTGTAGGGATGATGTTTTTTACTCTTGGGGCGGAGATCGCTATGACCCCTATGGGAGAAAGAATTGGCACAAGAATGACCCAGACAAAAAAGTTGATTGTGGTTATTTTTCTCTGCTTTATTCTTGGCTTTATTATTACTGTTTCGGAGCCGGATCTTCAGGTACTTGCGGAGCAGGTACCTTCAATCCCTAATTATACTTTGATAGTGGCGGTAGCTGCAGGGGTGGGGATTTTCCTTGTGACTGCTGTGGTGAGGATGCTGTTTGGCATACCGCTGTCCCATATGCTGCTTGTTTTGTATCCTCTTGTATTTATTCTGGCATTTTTTGTGCCGGATGACTTTGTATCAGTGGCGTTTGATTCGGGCGGCGTGACTACAGGGCCGATGACAGTCCCATTTATTATGGCCCTCGGTATTGGTTTTTCAGCAGTGCGTAGTGATAAACATGCGGAGAATGACAGCTTTGGCCTGGTTGCCCTTTGTTCCGTTGGGCCTATTCTGGCAGTATTGATTTTAGGCATGATATATAAACCTTCTGGCAGTGTCTATACACAGACAGTTATCCCAGATGCAGATAACTCTGTGGAACTCTGGGGATTGTTTGCATCAGGGATTCCTCATTATATGAAAGAGATGCTGGTATCCCTCTTGCCTATTGTTTTGTTTTTTGCATTGTTTCAGGTGATTTCCTTACATATTAAGCGAAAGACGATTCTGAAAATAGCAGTTGGCATTGTCTACACATATATAGGGTTGTTTTTATTTTTGACAGGAGTAAATATTGGATTCATGCCGGCGGGGAACTATATGGGCCAGATTATAGCAGGGCTTCCTTATCGCTGGATTATTATTCCCATTGGCATGGTGATTGGATATTTTATTGTTAAGGCAGAGCCGGCAGTCTATGTCCTGATGGAACAGGTAGAAGAACTGACTTCAGGGGCAATATCAGGCAGGGCCATGGGTTACAGCCTGTCTATTGGCGTTGCTGTGTCACTGGGACTGGCTATGATCCGGGTGCTCACAGGCATATCCATTTTCTGGTTTTTGATTCCGGGATATGCTATTGCAATTATTCTATCTTTCTTTGTTCCGAAGATTTTCACGGCTATTGCATTTGACTCTGGAGGCGTTGCTTCCGGCCCCATGACTGCGACTTTCCTTCTGCCGTTTGCCAAAGGGGCCTGTGAGGCCGTAGGCGGGAACATCGTGACAGATGCTTTTGGCGTGGTAGCGATGGTGGCCATGACGCCCTTGATCACTATCCAGATACTGGGGGCAGTTTATCATTATAATGAGCAGAAAGTGGCGAAAGAAGAGGCTGCCAGGGAGACAGTCCCTGTCCAGCCATTGGAAGCATATGGGGATTACGATATTATTGACCTGTAG
- a CDS encoding PaaI family thioesterase — MKPTEQIIELFEKDRFATDNGAVIDEVEEHYAKCSLRIEARHKNAMGAVMGGVYFTLADFAFAVASNWQEIGTVSLQSDIAYLGSAKGEKLTAEAVCIKNGRKTSYYRVEVKDELGHLAAVVNTTGYHK, encoded by the coding sequence ATGAAACCTACGGAACAGATTATAGAATTATTTGAAAAGGACCGTTTTGCTACAGACAACGGCGCAGTTATCGACGAGGTAGAGGAGCATTATGCAAAGTGCAGTCTGCGCATTGAGGCAAGACATAAAAATGCCATGGGTGCAGTGATGGGCGGCGTATATTTTACTCTGGCAGATTTTGCATTTGCCGTGGCCTCTAACTGGCAGGAGATCGGAACGGTGTCACTTCAGTCAGATATCGCATACTTAGGGAGCGCTAAAGGGGAGAAGCTGACGGCAGAGGCCGTATGTATAAAAAATGGAAGAAAGACAAGTTATTATAGAGTTGAGGTAAAGGATGAATTAGGGCATCTGGCAGCAGTAGTAAATACCACTGGATATCACAAATAG
- a CDS encoding response regulator has protein sequence MYRILIVDDEPAGLNHVRMILQKKCPQYKIIGSANNGKEALDMIRRDQPDVLITDIRMPVMNGIEFVELVKQEFPSILAVIVSGYSEFEYAKSALKFGVCDYLLKPLVPSDMQKIMEKLEHRLNTLYYEKRNHILSVLCNGGNIGAGEVLRYFVPGRYYAAVFRRSGFLGRYRKVGSGVEIFSMEEEQIYIYGRDEMEGLYLFPENMLCGGQFYDFVIKIFEKEKRSGTYVTGIYRVSPFTLDSLGEVARCLYRRMDETIVIGVSRIQSETDKAVLGRNPKERIRSEYIEEVIRQKKNGRLLEELTGLFRIWADEEYSQMYVEAGIRYIFQIIRNVYPVEYDFSELEFMLDDAFYYASNMDELRDAVISIIRRCIPDLETEKIDDKESLFTSIQIYLKAHMKEAMTLGDICRNFGVSQTSLSRMFRTYGGTSFSAYLMQIRIESAKQIMSMEPEIYIKDVAERVGYSDQFYFSRIFRSVTGVCPKEYMEQGEARPPLDMAGNRA, from the coding sequence ATGTACAGAATATTGATTGTTGATGATGAACCGGCAGGGTTAAACCATGTAAGAATGATTTTGCAGAAAAAATGTCCCCAATATAAAATTATAGGTTCTGCAAATAATGGAAAGGAAGCGCTGGATATGATACGGAGAGACCAGCCTGATGTCCTTATTACAGATATCCGTATGCCGGTAATGAATGGGATTGAGTTTGTAGAACTTGTTAAACAGGAATTTCCTTCTATCCTTGCTGTGATTGTCAGCGGATATTCAGAATTTGAATATGCAAAAAGTGCCTTGAAATTTGGAGTTTGTGATTATCTTTTGAAACCTCTTGTTCCATCAGATATGCAAAAAATTATGGAAAAGCTGGAACATAGGCTAAATACACTCTATTATGAAAAGAGGAACCATATTCTAAGCGTACTGTGCAATGGCGGGAACATCGGGGCGGGTGAAGTTCTCCGGTACTTTGTGCCAGGCAGATATTATGCGGCAGTATTCAGAAGAAGTGGGTTTTTAGGACGTTATCGTAAAGTTGGATCCGGAGTGGAGATTTTCTCTATGGAAGAGGAACAGATTTACATATATGGGCGGGATGAGATGGAGGGACTTTATCTGTTTCCAGAGAATATGCTCTGTGGAGGACAGTTTTATGATTTTGTAATAAAGATCTTTGAAAAAGAAAAGAGAAGTGGAACATATGTAACTGGAATATACAGGGTTTCGCCTTTTACCTTGGATAGTCTTGGAGAGGTGGCAAGATGCCTGTACCGGAGGATGGACGAGACGATTGTAATTGGCGTCAGCAGGATACAGAGTGAAACAGACAAGGCGGTTTTGGGGCGGAATCCAAAAGAACGTATCCGTTCTGAATATATTGAAGAAGTAATCAGGCAGAAAAAGAATGGGCGGCTTTTAGAAGAACTTACAGGATTATTTAGGATATGGGCAGATGAGGAATATAGCCAGATGTATGTGGAGGCAGGGATCCGATATATCTTCCAGATTATAAGAAATGTATATCCTGTGGAGTATGATTTCAGTGAGCTGGAATTTATGTTGGATGACGCCTTTTATTATGCCTCCAATATGGATGAATTAAGGGATGCAGTAATCAGTATCATAAGAAGATGTATTCCAGATCTTGAGACAGAAAAAATTGATGATAAAGAGTCTCTGTTCACATCTATACAGATTTACCTCAAAGCACACATGAAGGAAGCCATGACTTTGGGGGACATCTGCCGGAACTTTGGGGTATCACAGACATCCCTGAGCAGGATGTTCAGGACTTATGGCGGGACTTCTTTCAGTGCATACTTGATGCAGATCAGGATAGAAAGCGCAAAACAGATTATGAGTATGGAACCGGAGATTTATATAAAGGATGTGGCGGAGAGAGTGGGGTATAGTGACCAGTTCTATTTCAGCAGAATATTCCGGTCAGTGACAGGAGTATGCCCAAAGGAATATATGGAACAGGGGGAGGCTCGGCCGCCTTTGGATATGGCTGGCAATAGGGCATAA
- a CDS encoding sensor histidine kinase translates to MKFQKKIIFVYMIFSVVITGAFGCIYYKLSVEQYKSKEYGNLHTVSSVKLQQMEDVLESMDAAITYFLSDIEILDSLKAFAALDSESYADIYFDGAGSKIRMKLSSYYLMDQFYRIVVFNKQGGVISNTNYTNLLPDPDASYDTWPWAGEVSGKKGQNVILGLHRDDWGNQVKPWVVSVAKEIQGMDMGYIEVQQSREKLDEIFGGEVGDRTYIFLTGQGEVLYQSDDSLDVPWYIERMEGEGEEIVSFKDQGGKKVLCLRCESQAEDMVLLTVARTDISRSAMGSAFPVSLVLLSSMLLFSLGYVYVTSRHLARPVRQLQKYMESTSMENLEAEIPEKISNDEIEVLYKAYRHVLERLQESMVKEKRMSMLQLQAQFDLLQAQVNPHFIYNVLNVISGRGMLSDDEVICDMCAQLASMLRYATNTREKYAKVRDEVQYLEQYLGLLKHRYDYRLCYSIKIDEKILDKILPKIILQQFAENSIVHGYECGEDIIEITLTGKKTACGWYLHIHDNGGGISKEAVDKVMKEIEEVKRRLTDRRTHVELDIGGMGLVNTYARLYLLYNEELMFEIQPGRGGGTEIIVGVTEEEEGCTEY, encoded by the coding sequence ATGAAATTCCAGAAGAAAATTATATTCGTATATATGATATTTTCTGTGGTAATTACTGGCGCTTTTGGGTGCATTTATTATAAGCTGAGCGTAGAACAATATAAGAGTAAAGAATATGGGAATCTGCACACGGTATCCAGTGTGAAGCTGCAGCAGATGGAAGACGTGCTGGAAAGCATGGATGCGGCCATTACTTATTTTCTGTCAGATATAGAGATATTGGATTCCCTGAAAGCCTTTGCGGCGCTGGATTCAGAATCTTATGCGGATATATATTTTGACGGGGCGGGGTCTAAGATAAGGATGAAGCTTTCCTCCTATTATTTGATGGATCAATTTTACCGTATCGTGGTATTCAATAAGCAGGGGGGAGTTATCTCAAATACAAACTATACGAACCTTCTGCCGGATCCGGATGCATCCTATGATACCTGGCCCTGGGCTGGGGAGGTAAGTGGAAAAAAGGGCCAGAATGTGATACTTGGACTGCACAGGGACGACTGGGGGAACCAAGTTAAACCCTGGGTAGTCTCTGTAGCCAAAGAGATCCAGGGCATGGATATGGGGTATATCGAGGTACAGCAGAGCAGAGAGAAACTGGATGAAATCTTTGGGGGCGAAGTAGGCGACAGGACGTATATTTTCCTGACAGGGCAAGGGGAGGTACTGTATCAAAGCGACGACAGCCTCGATGTCCCCTGGTACATAGAACGGATGGAAGGAGAGGGGGAGGAGATTGTAAGCTTTAAAGACCAAGGTGGGAAGAAAGTACTGTGCCTGCGCTGCGAGTCTCAGGCGGAGGACATGGTTCTTCTGACAGTTGCCCGGACTGATATCAGCAGAAGCGCCATGGGATCAGCATTTCCGGTGAGCCTTGTGCTCCTTTCAAGTATGCTTTTGTTTTCCCTGGGGTATGTATATGTCACTTCCCGGCATCTGGCCAGGCCCGTACGGCAGCTCCAGAAATACATGGAAAGTACCAGCATGGAGAACCTGGAAGCGGAGATACCCGAGAAAATATCAAATGATGAAATAGAAGTATTATATAAAGCCTACCGCCATGTGCTGGAGAGGCTGCAGGAATCTATGGTAAAAGAAAAAAGGATGTCTATGCTGCAGCTTCAGGCACAGTTTGACCTTCTCCAGGCGCAGGTAAACCCACATTTCATTTATAATGTCCTCAATGTGATATCTGGCCGGGGAATGCTCTCAGATGATGAAGTTATCTGTGATATGTGCGCCCAGCTTGCCTCGATGCTGCGCTACGCCACAAATACTAGGGAGAAATATGCGAAAGTCAGGGATGAAGTACAATATCTGGAGCAGTATTTGGGACTGTTGAAGCACAGATATGATTATAGGCTATGCTATAGTATAAAGATTGATGAGAAAATACTGGACAAGATATTGCCGAAGATTATTCTTCAGCAATTTGCGGAGAACTCTATCGTGCATGGATATGAATGTGGGGAGGACATAATAGAGATTACGCTTACAGGAAAGAAAACAGCCTGCGGCTGGTATCTGCACATACATGACAATGGCGGCGGGATTTCTAAAGAGGCTGTGGACAAGGTAATGAAAGAAATTGAAGAAGTGAAAAGAAGGCTGACGGACAGGAGAACTCATGTGGAATTAGATATAGGAGGCATGGGGTTGGTGAATACATATGCACGGCTGTATCTGCTTTATAATGAAGAATTGATGTTTGAAATACAGCCTGGCAGGGGGGGCGGGACAGAGATCATAGTTGGGGTTACTGAGGAGGAGGAAGGATGTACAGAATATTGA
- a CDS encoding carbohydrate ABC transporter permease, which yields MNKRKRLTLLWDIIGVAAAFIIFVVPFIFMFVNALKERREANLLSISWPSQLQWSNFVEVFSANDYQIITAFKNSAILVAGSVLVLVTVSSMAGYVLQRRRDRVMGTMNSLIMAGLMVPAAILPTIWVLQNLHIYKTLFGMVMVEAALQIPFTIMLYRGFMSSVPIELEEAGYMDGCTKWQIFTKIIFPLLKPVTSTVIILDAVTIFNDFTNPLYFLPGSENATVQLTLYNFMGQYSSSYNLLFADVIIITIPMLILFIFFNKRIVAGMVAGAVKG from the coding sequence ATGAATAAAAGGAAGAGATTGACCTTACTGTGGGACATTATTGGCGTAGCCGCAGCGTTTATAATATTTGTAGTCCCCTTTATTTTTATGTTTGTAAATGCCCTGAAAGAAAGGCGGGAAGCAAATCTTCTGAGTATCTCCTGGCCGTCTCAATTACAGTGGTCAAACTTTGTGGAGGTGTTCAGTGCTAATGATTATCAGATAATAACAGCATTTAAAAATAGCGCTATCCTCGTGGCAGGGTCTGTCCTGGTGCTGGTCACTGTAAGCTCCATGGCAGGTTATGTACTTCAGAGACGCAGAGACAGGGTTATGGGTACCATGAATTCCCTGATTATGGCCGGACTGATGGTGCCGGCGGCCATACTCCCCACCATATGGGTGCTGCAGAACCTGCATATCTACAAGACTCTATTCGGTATGGTTATGGTGGAGGCGGCGCTTCAGATTCCTTTTACGATTATGCTGTACAGAGGATTTATGAGTTCAGTCCCCATAGAACTGGAGGAGGCGGGGTACATGGACGGGTGCACAAAGTGGCAGATATTTACAAAAATTATCTTTCCTCTTTTAAAGCCTGTGACTTCTACGGTAATTATTTTAGATGCTGTGACAATATTTAATGATTTTACGAATCCCCTGTATTTTCTGCCCGGCTCAGAGAATGCGACAGTACAGCTGACCCTTTATAATTTTATGGGGCAGTATTCCAGCTCATATAATCTTTTGTTTGCGGATGTGATCATTATTACGATTCCTATGCTGATTCTATTTATCTTCTTTAATAAGAGAATTGTGGCAGGAATGGTAGCAGGAGCTGTAAAGGGATAA
- a CDS encoding carbohydrate ABC transporter permease: MNKKKIYSNWFVVPAMVIFTVFFLLPMVISFFFSLTVWDFNSFTFCGFDNFKSYFSDESLYSSITNTLIYAVLTCGLKLILAFFLAVFLTSKIKTKNLLRSVVFFPNLISTVAVGITFCALMHPSKGLFNQVIEFFGGQGADWLGNTSTALYAVIFTDVWKGVGVATVIFIAGMQSIDKTYYEAAEIDGANGWQRLKNITVPLSRPAMNSVIILAFISGMRTFDLIWAMTGGGPGFATEVMASTVYKQYAAGYYGLSTAGNVIMFIVIAVLAFPLQRFLLSKEVD; this comes from the coding sequence ATGAATAAGAAAAAAATATATTCAAATTGGTTTGTGGTGCCGGCTATGGTGATTTTTACGGTGTTTTTTCTCCTGCCCATGGTCATATCATTTTTCTTTAGCCTGACAGTCTGGGATTTTAACAGTTTCACTTTCTGTGGGTTTGATAACTTTAAAAGCTATTTTTCAGATGAGTCTTTATACAGCTCTATAACAAATACATTGATTTATGCAGTGCTGACCTGTGGACTGAAGCTGATTCTGGCATTTTTCCTGGCAGTGTTCCTGACAAGTAAAATAAAAACAAAAAATTTACTGCGCTCTGTGGTATTTTTCCCTAACCTGATTAGTACAGTTGCGGTAGGCATAACGTTTTGTGCACTGATGCATCCAAGTAAAGGATTGTTTAACCAGGTGATAGAGTTTTTTGGAGGACAGGGCGCCGACTGGCTTGGCAATACAAGCACGGCACTATATGCTGTTATATTTACAGACGTCTGGAAAGGCGTGGGAGTAGCGACGGTTATTTTTATTGCAGGGATGCAGTCTATTGACAAGACATATTATGAAGCGGCGGAAATAGACGGCGCCAATGGATGGCAGCGGTTAAAAAATATTACTGTGCCTTTGAGCAGGCCGGCAATGAACTCGGTCATTATCCTTGCATTTATCAGCGGGATGCGGACATTTGACTTGATTTGGGCGATGACAGGCGGGGGGCCTGGGTTTGCAACGGAAGTGATGGCTTCTACGGTGTATAAGCAGTATGCGGCAGGATATTATGGCCTTTCCACTGCAGGGAATGTGATCATGTTTATTGTTATCGCAGTACTTGCATTTCCACTTCAGAGATTCCTGCTAAGTAAGGAGGTAGACTGA
- a CDS encoding ABC transporter substrate-binding protein, with protein sequence MKKKLLSVLLCVSMVAGAAAGCGASKDTGGDGKEGSLTELTLLIDTDVSTAGFEAVVDLAEEKLGITVKTETRPGGSDGDNIVKTRLASGDMADLCLYNSGALLNAINPAEYFIDITDEEFTDRLDDGYKSAVSVDGKVYGIPYQSSQAEGVMYSKTMYQEYGLEVPGTWDEFLSNCDTLKEAGETAILGTFADSWTSQVVFLGDAYNLETDNPDFAAAFDKGEAKWESTKEALRSFEKLEETTPYYNEDYLATTYDDGCDIMANGEAGHWFILSQALTNIYELYGDQVNDLGFFPVPNDAKDINGMTLWYPAGLFGNKNSDKTEAILEFMEFYVSDEALDAYSEAVLPDGPYCIQDYELPENAYEAVSQDIQPYVDAGNALPALEYIAQVKGSDCPAICQELASGQTTAAEAAQKYDNDCKKQATQLGLDW encoded by the coding sequence ATGAAAAAGAAATTACTCTCTGTCCTTTTATGTGTATCTATGGTAGCCGGGGCGGCTGCTGGATGTGGAGCTTCAAAGGACACAGGGGGCGATGGGAAAGAAGGAAGCCTGACAGAACTTACCCTGCTGATTGACACAGATGTGTCTACCGCGGGATTTGAGGCTGTGGTAGATCTTGCCGAGGAAAAGCTTGGAATTACAGTTAAAACTGAGACAAGGCCAGGAGGTTCTGATGGAGATAATATTGTAAAGACCAGGCTGGCATCCGGCGATATGGCAGATCTTTGCCTGTATAATTCAGGAGCACTGTTAAATGCCATAAACCCGGCGGAATATTTCATTGATATTACGGATGAAGAATTTACAGACAGGCTGGATGATGGATACAAGTCTGCAGTATCTGTGGATGGAAAGGTATATGGCATACCTTATCAGTCTTCACAGGCGGAAGGTGTTATGTACAGCAAAACAATGTACCAGGAATATGGCCTTGAGGTGCCTGGGACATGGGATGAGTTTTTATCCAATTGCGATACACTGAAGGAAGCCGGGGAAACCGCCATATTGGGCACATTTGCAGATTCCTGGACCTCACAGGTAGTATTTCTGGGGGATGCCTATAATTTGGAGACAGACAATCCAGACTTTGCAGCCGCCTTTGACAAGGGAGAGGCAAAATGGGAATCCACCAAGGAAGCTTTGAGGAGCTTTGAAAAACTGGAGGAGACCACGCCGTACTATAATGAAGATTATCTTGCCACTACATATGACGATGGATGCGATATCATGGCTAATGGCGAGGCAGGGCACTGGTTTATTCTATCACAGGCGCTGACAAATATTTATGAATTGTATGGGGATCAGGTCAATGACCTTGGATTTTTCCCGGTGCCAAATGACGCAAAGGACATAAATGGAATGACATTGTGGTATCCGGCAGGTTTGTTTGGAAATAAGAATAGTGACAAGACAGAGGCGATCCTTGAATTTATGGAGTTCTATGTGTCTGATGAAGCCCTTGACGCATATTCAGAGGCAGTACTTCCTGACGGCCCATATTGTATCCAGGATTACGAGCTGCCTGAAAATGCATATGAGGCAGTATCCCAGGATATACAGCCTTATGTGGATGCGGGGAATGCACTTCCAGCTTTAGAGTATATTGCACAGGTAAAAGGCTCAGACTGCCCGGCTATTTGCCAGGAACTAGCTTCAGGCCAGACAACGGCGGCAGAAGCGGCACAAAAGTATGACAATGACTGTAAAAAACAGGCGACTCAGTTAGGCCTGGATTGGTAA